A region of the Lycium barbarum isolate Lr01 chromosome 1, ASM1917538v2, whole genome shotgun sequence genome:
GCCTTCCCCTTTGGCCGGCCTTGACACCATGATTGTCAATGCTTCTGCAAATGACCCGGGTGAAACTCTGCCTTTTGCTTTCCCTTGATTCTATGCTACAGGATACTCTGATTTGTCTCTAGTGAGTTGTACGATCATCTCATAAAAATTTGTACTTTTGATTATTTAATTATATCATAAATCATATTACAACCTCGTTAAAAATTATTTAAGTTGTTAGAGAGAACATATTTtgaattatttaattatattagtATGTCTCAAGGGGGAAGTGCGAGACATAACTTGACATAGCAAGATATATATTAATGTGCAAGATACTTCTAATGGTGTGAGacatttttgaaaaaaatcaCGCAGGCGTTGCCTAAAACGACTATCACACCATGTTGACAGTATCTTTTGCTTGTTTTGCCTCAACAACTGAAATCAGAGTGTCAATTGTTCAGCTAGATGAGTATGAAGATGACAGAGTAACGGTGTGGGCCTGGCTGACTGCCTTTGCCAGTCTATTGGCCAGTTTATAGCCTTTACACAAGCTTGGAGATACATACACACCAAGAGAAGCCTTCGGGTTCTGGAGGCCATAAATTATTGGATGATGCGGGCGGCACATTATTTATCTCTAGATAAGTTCATATAATTTTGATAATGAATCATGCGAAACTTATTAATTCGAAGGGAGATTGTTGGGTGTACCGATGAAGTTCCATATTGATAGTTgaaaagagaatttttttttatctataagATGTATGACACTCTTAATAATCTGAAGCCTTTCAGAAGAAAACGATCGACTTTGACCTAAGGTGAATAATATCATACCCTGTTAAAAGTATCTTTAGATtattttagtaggcgtttggacgtGCGATTTGGAATCAGCTTTTGGACGTGAGAtttgaaatcagcgtttggacatgcgatttcatctcatgattttaaatcatgggataaaatctcaaatcatccaaaaaagcataatttaaattttcaaatcatgtccaaacgatACCTTTTAGTCTAACTCCCTCTTGATCGAAATGCTTAGTATGAGTACAGTCCTTGCTTGAGTTGAAGTCAACTTGTGTTGGCTGTCAAAAAACACTTCACATGCAATGGCAGACCTACATGGTGCCTTGTGGATGCTTAAGTACGAAATTTTTTATGGTGGTGAGGCACAAATATTACTTGGCATGTGAGGGTGATAACTTTTTGAAAAAAGGCCTTGAAAAAAAGTGTGCGGGCCTGCTCTATGGATCCTTGGTGTTATTTCTCTCTCCAACCATGGTCTTTACTCATCAGCCCTCTTCTTCTCTATTTTTTGCTCTCATTATTCTTTCGTCTGGTTTTCTTTTTTAGATTAGTTTTGtggtaataattttttttatccgaTTCTTTTTGTATCCATGCATATATTTATATTCTTCACTTGATTATTTTTTAACTCATTTAAATTACGGACATTGGAATAAAATTACAAGGCCAAACATGATGTTAAAACATTAAAAATTATGACAAAgttaataacatatttacaaagTAGATTATAATAAATACTTCAGATATAAATAATTTCAagaaatgtatatatataatgttgggTTGGTTTGCCTTAGTCTGACTTTTATCATATTTAAAATCAAATTAAATCAGTTATGATCGAATTTTTTCTTCATTATCAAaccataaaattattattttttcaattaaaatttatcggtttggttctaATTTATCGATTTCTTTATAAACTCCTGCTTGGTATAATGATATTTTTGTGCACTGTGTTGGCAGAATGTCGGGAAAGTTACTTTAATGGATGTTTATTGTTGATTAGATGTAACGTTAAAGTTAAAATttaacatttttatttttattgttatcTTCTTCATTGTGATACCTCCTAAATCTTTCAAAACAATGAGTCTGAGAAAAGATGGAAATTAGTCTATAAACTGATCCACCTCCGACTAAAGGCTTTAttgaatttaattaattataattacaACTAATTTCAGAACATTACTAGTGATTCTTTTCATTGTGTCTGGTTGTGTTAATTAAATTAGTGCAATTAAATGGTTTGTGTACAAAATAAAAGATAAACATTAGTATTTTTGTCAAGCTTAGCCAAAGAGAGATTAGTAAGGGGATTGGAGTAAGTTATGGCTGGAGGGGTATCGCtgctacttcttcttcttttccccTCCTCCCCTTTCTCTCAAGTTTCTACTTTCTAACTTTTTGCTAAATTTATCTATCACCTTTCTCATCTTCTCTCTTTACTAATGAACTATTCATCATCTTTCTCCCGTTCCTCTCTGGAGATAATTCAATTACTACaacattttcatttgaaacactATTTTTTTGGCAATTAAAACGACATTTTATTAATTACCACAGCAACATTACAAAACCAGGAGCAGACTAACCAAACTAGCCCCTCCTCATTTCAGATCCTACAGTTCCAGTGCGACACAATAACCTAAGACAGGCTCCAAACACCATCAAACTACAACTTACAAATGAACTCAAACAACCTATTATTATCCCTGACTCGAAAACATAAACTAGTTTTTACACTATGTAATAGTTCTTCCATGCTTCAAGCCTTGTTTTGGAACACCCTTGAGTTCCTTTGAATCCACAAAGTATGAATTACAGCAGCTAAACCAGCCTTCAGAATCATTCCTTTAGCTCCTCTGCCTCTAGTCTGCTGAATAATCCAGTTGCACTCTTCCTTCCATGGCTTTGCATCCCGTTTCCATTTTAACCAGCTCAAAATTTTCACCCAAAATTTACTAGTGATATGACAACCAAAGAACAAATGTTCAGCAGTTTCAGGTCTAGCATTAACAAAAACTCACTTTTCATCCACTTTCATTCCCCATTTGATAAGTCTATTCTTAGTGCGCAATTTCTCGTGGAGAGCCAACCAAAGTATAAAAACTTGTTTTTGTTCAGCTAAATTGTTACAAACTAAGTTCGTCCAGACAACATTAGGAACATCTCCTACTAGATTCTTGTAAGCTGTAGAGATATGAAATTTGTCTTGTTGGATCACCTGATTGCTCATATTCCCATTGAACCAATACTTCCTCATATTTAGGATTTTCCTCACCATCCAAGATGCTTGGGAAGGAATTTCCATGTCTTCTATCTTTAGCTTCTTGATATAGTAGGTGTGGATCCAAGTGATCCATAACTTCTCTTTGTTTTGACTTAAAGCCCATAGTAATTTGCAAATAGCTGTTTGATTCCACACTTTGAGCTTTACGACATTCAGTTCACCTGCCCCCTTGGGAAGACACACCTTATCCCAAGCTATTAGTGCCCTTTTGGTAATGACTGCTTCCCCAGACCACAAGTAGCTCCTACAAGCAGCTTCTATCAGTTTAATAACTTTCTGAGGTAGCAAAAACAATTGTGCCCAGTAGACTTGCACTCCAAACAAGACTGCCCTGATAAGTTGCAATCGCCCTGCATATGATAAGCCCCTGGCCATCCAACATGTGATTCTAGCTGTGATTTTCTCCACCAAGGGCTTACATTAAATGATTGTAAGTCTTTTAGTGGAGAGTGGTACTCCCAAATATGTGAAAGGTAGTTCACCCTTCTCAAACCCCAATTTCTCCAGAATAGCAGCCATGACCTCCTCCTTAACACCACCAAAATAGACTTGGCTTTTAGCCAACTTAGCTTTCAGAACCGAAGCATGAGAAAACATATTGAATTTATCCAGAAGTAAGCATATTGACTGTACATCTCCTCTAGTAAACATTAGTAAATCGTCAGCAAAACACAAGTGGACTAGGTTGAGCTTCTGGCACCTTGGGTGATAATTAAAATCTGGTTCCTCCTTAGACTTTGTAAGCATCTATTTAGGTACTCCATGATTAGAACAAAGACATAGGGGGACATAGGATCCCCTTGTCTTAGCCCCCTCCTCGCTTGCATAGTGTCAGACAAACCCCCATTTATCATGAATGTATAACTGATTGTTCTAATACAAGTCATAATCCAAGTAACCATTTTGCCCGGGAAGCCAAGTGCTCTTAGTATTTGCTCTATGAAGTGCCACTCCACAGAGTCATACGCCTTTTGGAGGTCCACTTTAATCATACACCTTGGAGAAATATGCTTTCTAGTGTACCCTTTCACCAATTCATGACTTAGGATAATATTGTCTGTAATAAGTCTCCCTGGTATGAAGGCTGATTGGCTAGGTCCCACAATATCATCTAGAACACCTTTAATTCTGCCTGATATAATTTTTGAGATGATCTTGTAAATAGTAGTACAAGAGGCAATGGGTCGAAAATCCCTCATAGTCTCTGGTTGGGCAGTTTTAGGCACTAAGGTTACCACAGTGTTGTTAACTGCTCTCGATAGTCTATTTTGTTTGAAGAACTCTTGTATAGCTTGGTAGACATATCCTTTGATAACACACCAGGCCTTTTTGAAAAAAGTTGCGTTGAACCCATCAATACCAGGAGCTTTGTTATCGTCTATCTCAAATAAAGCAGATTTGATCTCTTCCATAGAAACTTCATCACACATGCCCCTTTGTTGAGTCATTGACAAAGTAGGGCCTTGTCTCATAGTTGGTAAATCAATGGAAGGAAGACGATTCGAGTAAGATCCCAGTAGGCCCTTATAGAATCTGAGCACTTCAGTTTCAATATCCTTTAATGATTGTACCAGTTCACCATTGTCCTTCTTCAGCTTGGAGATGTGATTAATGCTAGCTCTTGCTTTCATGCAATTGAAGAAATATTTGTTATTACCATCCCCCTCTCTTATCCAATGAGCTTTGGACTTCTGTTTCAATATTTTTTCCTGTATATTGAGCCATTTGTTGAGATCCCTACTTGCCAGTTTTTCCTCCTCCAGTAAAATAGGATATGAGTAGGTGGTGATTTGAGCTTGTAGGTGTAGCAGCTGATCTCTAACTTCAGATATCCTCTTATACCTCCATAGTTTGCTACATTCAACCTTTTCAAAGGATCTTTACGAAGCTTCAGCTTCTGCCAGAGTACAAACATACCAGTCCCCTGGACATTACGTTCCCATGCAGTAGCTATAATTTGTCACTCTCAGTTAATATGTTCAGAAATCTGAATGGTTTCCTCCTGTGGTCATCACTAATAGCACATTCCAGATAGATAGGAGAATGATCAGAAAAATAATTCTCCAGAAACTGAGAGGTGACATTGCCATATTGTATTATCCACTTGTCGTTACACAAAGCTCTATCGATTTTGCTCCAAACATATCTATTGGTCCAGGTGAAGAACCTGCTCATAGACTTCATATTAGTCAAGTTAACAGTATCACACATAAGTTTGAAGTCTCTAACTTCACTATCTGTAATCGGTTGGCCACCCATTCTATCACCATACTGGAGTGGAAAGTTGAAGTCTCCACACACACACCATGGTATAGTCACAGTAGAGCCAATGTGCATCAGTCCATTCCACATTTCCTGTCTTTCCTCATTACTATTACTTCCATACACTACAGTCAAAGCACTTGTAAAAGTAGAATGTCTATCTTGCACAATACAATGAATGTACTGGCCATGGACATCTTCAATTGATACATGTATGTCTTCCTCCTTCCAGAGTATCCATATCCTCCCATTTGGTGCATAAGCATAGTTGTCAGCTGCTCTCTATCTGTTATCAATCAGAGAAATACTATTCTTGAATTTAGCCTCTTGAAACACTATTTATTGGTAGGGAATCAAAATCTTTTTTCCTCTTGAGATCGGTATGTCAATATGGTGGTTGTGCAATTCTATGGTGCCAATTATAAatcttaaattaaattattttacatacacaccaaaaaaaaaaagttttgtaaaataataaaaaataaaaatccataATATGTTTCTATAAAATAAGTTGAAAGAGAATATGagaattaaccaaaaaaaaaaaaaaaaaaaaaagggaatattGTGAACCGATCGAATCGGTCGAGAACAAAAGATGTGAGAAGAATGCGAAAACAAAGAATGAAAATAGGGAGATGCGTCATATTTCACACATAGTAAAACTTTTCTTCAAGGAAGTACATACTGCCTTTCGCCAGATTTAGAAAATTTACATAGGCAATTGGTTAAAAATTTGGATAGGCATTGAGTGAACATCCATAACTATAATCTTTTTTCCTCTTCATTCAAAACTCTTATGTCCAAGTATTTACGACTTAGAAATCTCGAATCTGTCACTGTTCACATGCTCTACACCAGGATGAATTAATACTTCACATACTCTACTATGAGTCTATATATGACGGCGATGAAACTAAACTTGCTTGGAATATCAGCAGAATAAGGGAAAGAGTTAATATCTTCAAACTCCCTAAACTGTTCACATTTTGTTAGTTTAATACTTAAATTACAGGGTGTTGTTATTACTCCTGAACTACAACATTTTCATCCAAAACCCCCTAATAGTGTCATGTGGAATGGAGAGCAAGTGTTTAACAAATCTCTGCATCTTT
Encoded here:
- the LOC132610135 gene encoding uncharacterized protein LOC132610135 codes for the protein MARGLSYAGRLQLIRAVLFGVQVYWAQLFLLPQKVIKLIEAACRSYLWSGEAVITKRALIAWDKVCLPKGAGELNVVKLKVWNQTAICKLLWALSQNKEKLWITWIHTYYIKKLKIEDMEIPSQASWMVRKILNMRKYWFNGNMSNQVIQQDKFHISTAYKNLVGDVPNVVWTNLVCNNLAEQKQVFILWLALHEKLRTKNRLIKWGMKVDENKFWVKILSWLKWKRDAKPWKEECNWIIQQTRGRGAKGMILKAGLAAVIHTLWIQRNSRVFQNKA